The sequence AGCCGCAATACTGGCAAATGCATAGTAAGGGTTCGCACTCGGATCCGGACAACGAATTTCTACACGAGTACCTGCTCCACGAGTGGCTGGGATACGTACTAATGCAGAACGGTTAGACGATGACCATGCAATGTAGCAAGGTGCTTCATATCCAGGCACCAGACGTTTGTACGAGTTAACTAATGGATTAGTTAATGCTACGAATGACGGTACGTGGTGTAATAAACCAGCAATAAACGAATAAGCTGTTTCAGACAATTGACGAGAATCTGACTCATCGTAAAATGCGTTCTTTCCAGCATTTTCATCGAATAAAGACATATTTACGTGCATACCGTTACCATTTGCACCGAAAACCGGTTTAGGCATGAAAGTAGCGCGTAATCCGAATTGCTGTGCAACTGTTTTTACTACCCATTTAAAAGTAGTTGCATTATCTGCTGTTGTTAACGCGTCATCAAACTTGAAATTAATTTCGTGTTGACCTTCTGCCACTTCATGGTGAGAAGCTTCAATAGTAAAGCCCATTTTTTTCAACGTTTTATAGATTTCTAACCGAACTCTTTCACCTAAATCATATGGTGCCGGCTCGAAATAGCCACCTTTATCATGCACTGTTTGTGTCGGCTGGTTCTTCTCGTCTGTTTCAAATAAGAAGAATTCCAGTTCAGGTCCGACATTAATTGAAAAACCTTTTTCTTTCGCTTTATCTACTGTATTTTTTAAAATATTACGAGGATCTCCTTCAAACAACGTACCATCCGGATTTGTTACACTACATAAGAATCGTGCTTCAGAATATCCCTCTTCTTCCGTCCAAGGTAACACGGCAAATGTATTTAAATCTGGTAATAAGTATAAATCAGACTGGTTAATAGGTGTAAAGCCTGTAATAGAAGAACCATCGAACATTGTTTCTCCTTTTACTACATCATCAAGTTGTTCAGCTGTCACTGTAACTTGTTTTAACGTTCCTTCGATGTCTACAAATTGCATGTGTAATAATTCAACATTTTTTGTTTTAATAGTTTCTTTAATTGTTTCTAATTGTTCAACGGTGTTCTTCGTTTTCTCTGGAGTAATGGTTGCCATCTTTTATTTCCCCTTTTCCATGTAACTATTTTTAACATCACTTGTTATTCACCATCCTACATGCTATCCGGGATATAAGTCGATAACATTGTAAGAAAATCTGACAAACTTTTTAAAAAAAATTTGATACCTTATCAAGTGATGATTATTTCACCTTTCTCGCTGAATCCCGCCACAATAATAGCTAGAAAGCTATCGTACAAAAAACAAGCACCCTGTAAAAGGATGCTTGTTTTTTATAAATTTTTTAACGTTTGCCATTCTTCTTTTGTCAGGGTTACGCCTTTTCCCATTTTTTCATGGTCAGGTGACCAATCGCGTATGTCATACTTTGGCTCTCGATCATTCCAACTGATCAAATTAACTTCTTTCTGCCACCCTTTTTGTGATTCTGACAATATAGCAACATGTTCGATAATTTCGAATTTTATTCCTGCCACTTTTATACCTCCTGAATATTTGCCTCATGTTCCATCTCAAAGACTTGCTGAACATCTTTATCACCGCGGCCCGATAGATTCACAATGATACTATCGCTGGCACGTAAGTCTTTCGCCAGCTTCATGGCATATGCAACAGCATGAGCACTTTCTAATGCGGGAATGATACCTTCTGTTTCGGATAATAATTTAAATGCAGCTAACGCTTCTTCTCCCGTTATCGTCACATATTCTGCTCGTCCCGTTTCTTTGAGATAGCTGTGCTCCGGTCCTATTCCAGGGTAATCCAAACCAGCTGCAATCGAAAAAGTTGGTTTTGGATTACCATCGTCATCGAGTAAAGTCAGACATTTAAAGCCATGTATTACCGCTGGCACCCCTTCCGTTAATGATGGTGCTTCAGCTGGTTCTACCCCGATTAGTCGGACATTTTCCTCATCTATAAAGTGGGCAAATGCGCCAATTGCATTACTGCCTCCCCCAGCACATGCTACAACTGCCGCAGGAAGCTTCCCTTCTTTATCGATAATCTGACGTTTTGATTCTTCGCTGATCACCGACTGAAAGAATTTCACCATGGTAGGAAATGGATGTGGACCTACTGCAGACCCTAGTAAATAGAACGTATTTTGATAATTCTCCACTAAATCTGCTAAGGCAGCATCGACTGCATCCTTTAACCGACCTTGACCAGCAGCAACACTTTCTACCTTCGCACCTAACAACTCCATCCTAAAAACATTTAAGGCTTGCCGCTTCATATCATGTTTTCCCATGTATATCGTACAATCCATTCCAAACATTGCGCAAGCTGTAGCAGTGGCAACACCATGCTGTCCTGCACCTGTTTCAGCAATGACTCGTTTTGCTCCCATCCGTTTTGCTAGTAATATTTGTCCAATTGCATTATTAATCTTATGGGCACCGGTATGGTTTAAATCTTCTCGCTTCAAATATATTTTTGCCCCTTGTTGTTGCTCGGACAAATTTTTGGCAAATGTTAACGGGTTTTCTCTGCCAACGCAATCTGCCAAAACCTGTTTAAACTCATCAATAAATACAGGATCCTTAACAGCCTGTTCGAATTCTTCCGCTAATACACCTAGTACTTTCCCTAAATCTTCCGGTACGTAACTGCCACCAAATTCTCCGAATAAACCTTGCTCGCCCATGTATGTTCTCCCCTCTCTCGTTCCTAATTCTATTTTAGGGGAAGCATGATAGAGATTCAATTCATTTCTTGAAAATTCAAAAAACAGATAGAGCTTTTCAAATTTATTCTGTCACTTGCTTCGCTGACCATTTCATATATATAGAGAATATCCAAATAATCATGCAGACAAACACCGCTAAGAGAATAAACATCTGGGTAAATCCTAACATCGATGCAACCACCCCTAACACGCTCGAACCGATGGCAATACCCGCATCATACAAGGTTAAGAATGTTGCTGTAGCATGTCCGCTTCTTGACAAGGAAACCTTTGAAACAGAAATAGATAGGAAGAAAGGCAATAACGAACCATATCCAATTCCGATTACTCCAGCCGCCAGCAAGAAGGTAAACGAGTTGTGCGCTACACTCAACAGAACAAATCCAGCAGCAAACAACAGCATACACGGAATGATAACTGCACGTGGTCCTCTTAAATCAAATTGTTTCCCTAAGAAAGGACGTGTAGATAGCATCGTAATCGCAAAAACAGCAAAGAAATAGCTAGAGACCTGATCCAGCCCTCTAGCTGAGGCAAAAACTGAAATGAAAGATACGATACTTGCATACGCAAACGAAATTAATAACCCTATAGCGGCGATTGGTAACACAGGACGCTCCAGTAACTCTTTCCAATTAAAGGGTGTAACTTCTTGTTCTGGTGGATGCTCAACTTTTAACAAGAAGGTAGATAACACGCTTAAAATAGCAAAAATAGATAAAATGATAAACAGATTATTATAGGAAGTTATTTGAATGAGACTCAATCCGAAAAATGGTCCCAGTACAATAGCTAGATTCATTGACATCGTAAAATAGCCGAGTCCTTCTCCTCTTTTCGCAGCTGGAATAATATCCGCTGCTAATGCTGATGTCGCAGTAGTTACAATGGCAAATGAAAAGCCATGAACAAAACGAAGTAACAGTAACGCATAATAGGAATCAATCCAGATGTAAACCACCATTGTGATTGCAAAACAAATATTACTGATCAGTAATACTTTGGTCTTTCCATATTTACTAAGAATCGTTCCAGAGAACGGACGTAATAATATAGCAGCTAATAACATTGCTGTCACCACCATGCCGCCTTCAGCTTCTGACCCGTTCCATTCATTCATAACAAATAAAGGTAACGTTGTTAGTAACGTATAGAAACTCATGAACACGAATAAATTCACGATAGCTAAACTAATAAAATCTTTCGTCCAAATTTTGTTTTCTGTCATATTATTCCTCTTTCTCTATTGATAGTTTTTCTAGAAGTTGCTGGAATTGATGTCTTTCCTGTTGCGACAAATTTTGCAAAAATTGCGCTTCTGTCTTTTTTATCTGCTTCATTATTTCGGGATAAGTAGATTTTGCTTTATCTGTCAATGTCACAAGGCGTTCTCTTTTATCCTGTCCGATTGACCGATGGATCCATCCATTCTTCTCCATACGGACCAAAGTTCTTGTAATAGTAGGTGCCTCTACTTTTAGATATTGCCAGATTTCTGTTTGTGTCATTTCCTCTTGTTGAAACAATGTATACAATATCGTCCATTGAGAATGAAATAAACCAAATGGCTTCAATTGTTCATTTAATTCAGTTTGAAAAAGACGCAATTTTTGATTATATAAGTGCAACAAATGACTTGTATCCATAAATTCCCCTCCTAATTATTTACCCAGGTAAATAATTCGCTTTTACCAGTATAGTTGAAAGGATAAAAAATGTAAAGAAGCAGCCGTTCGTTATGAACGACTGCTTCTCATATTTTGTCTAACATATTGCGTAAATTCCTCTGCTTTTTGCTTTGGTGCTTTCGTAACAAGGCTGACAGCGATGAATAGCAAGCTTGACGATAGTAGTCCCCATATACCGGATTTTAAGCCAAATAAGAGCCCATCCGTTGCTTCCACCCAGATAACAAGCAAGCTGCTCAGAACAACACTGCTGATCGCACCAGCCGCTGTACCTTTTTTCCAAAAAAAGCTGCCGATGATTGCTGGAACAACAACAATCAGACCTGATGAAGCTGCTACAGACAAGACAGCTATTAAATCCAGCTCTAATTTAGCAAATAAAAATGTCAGAACAGCAATAACCGGAATAACCAGCTTACCTACCATTAACTGCTTACTATCATCTGCCTTATCCGTCATATTACGATAAACATCTCTTGAAAATAAAGAAGACAATGTTAATAATATCGAATCAATCGTAGAAATAGCTGCCGCCATAATTCCAACCATTACAATCACACCTAGAACTGGCGGGACAACATCTGACGATAATAGTGTCGGCGTCGCCAAATCGGCATTTTCTAAATCAGGGAATAGCACGGAAGCAGAAAAACCCCAAACGACAGAAACGATCGTATAAATAAATCCAAACACTAAAAATCCTAGCAGCATATGCCGCATGCTCTTTAGCGAAGCAGGCATAAAAAGTCGCTGACTAACCTGTGGATTCGAAATGCTGAAGAAGAACCATGGAATCGTTAAACCTAAAAACGTCCAAAAATTGAAGAATCCATTACCAGGTACCGCTAACGCTTGTGGATCTCTTGCTTCAATGGCATCAAAAAATCCACCAATGCCACCCAAGTGAAGAATGATCACAATCACCACAATTGTAGAAGTTGTAATCATTAGTAACGACTGCAGTGAATCTGTCCAGGCAACAGAGCGAATACCTGCAATATAAGAAAAAACAATCGCTAGAACCGTTGCAATCACAACACCTGTCGTAAATGGAATAGCACCGTCTGTTACACCTGCTAACAAATAACCGATACCTGTTAGTTGAACAGCACTGTACGGAATCAGAAATAGACAGCTCGATATTGCAGTAACAATCGCAACCCATTTACTTTGATAACGATCCCCCAGCATTTCCGACGGTGTGACATATCCATACTTTTTGCCAACCAGCCAAAATCGCGGACCAAAAATGGCTACAAGCG is a genomic window of Gracilibacillus salinarum containing:
- the glnA gene encoding type I glutamate--ammonia ligase; this encodes MATITPEKTKNTVEQLETIKETIKTKNVELLHMQFVDIEGTLKQVTVTAEQLDDVVKGETMFDGSSITGFTPINQSDLYLLPDLNTFAVLPWTEEEGYSEARFLCSVTNPDGTLFEGDPRNILKNTVDKAKEKGFSINVGPELEFFLFETDEKNQPTQTVHDKGGYFEPAPYDLGERVRLEIYKTLKKMGFTIEASHHEVAEGQHEINFKFDDALTTADNATTFKWVVKTVAQQFGLRATFMPKPVFGANGNGMHVNMSLFDENAGKNAFYDESDSRQLSETAYSFIAGLLHHVPSFVALTNPLVNSYKRLVPGYEAPCYIAWSSSNRSALVRIPATRGAGTRVEIRCPDPSANPYYAFASIAAAGIDGVEKSLQAPAETVDDIFSMDLAEREERGIDNLPTMLGEAIEALKTGEIGKKVLGEFALNEYVSFKQDEWDSYRIAVTEWELDRYQAKF
- a CDS encoding MFS transporter — encoded protein: MTENKIWTKDFISLAIVNLFVFMSFYTLLTTLPLFVMNEWNGSEAEGGMVVTAMLLAAILLRPFSGTILSKYGKTKVLLISNICFAITMVVYIWIDSYYALLLLRFVHGFSFAIVTTATSALAADIIPAAKRGEGLGYFTMSMNLAIVLGPFFGLSLIQITSYNNLFIILSIFAILSVLSTFLLKVEHPPEQEVTPFNWKELLERPVLPIAAIGLLISFAYASIVSFISVFASARGLDQVSSYFFAVFAITMLSTRPFLGKQFDLRGPRAVIIPCMLLFAAGFVLLSVAHNSFTFLLAAGVIGIGYGSLLPFFLSISVSKVSLSRSGHATATFLTLYDAGIAIGSSVLGVVASMLGFTQMFILLAVFVCMIIWIFSIYMKWSAKQVTE
- a CDS encoding YdbC family protein, whose protein sequence is MAGIKFEIIEHVAILSESQKGWQKEVNLISWNDREPKYDIRDWSPDHEKMGKGVTLTKEEWQTLKNL
- the trpB gene encoding tryptophan synthase subunit beta → MGEQGLFGEFGGSYVPEDLGKVLGVLAEEFEQAVKDPVFIDEFKQVLADCVGRENPLTFAKNLSEQQQGAKIYLKREDLNHTGAHKINNAIGQILLAKRMGAKRVIAETGAGQHGVATATACAMFGMDCTIYMGKHDMKRQALNVFRMELLGAKVESVAAGQGRLKDAVDAALADLVENYQNTFYLLGSAVGPHPFPTMVKFFQSVISEESKRQIIDKEGKLPAAVVACAGGGSNAIGAFAHFIDEENVRLIGVEPAEAPSLTEGVPAVIHGFKCLTLLDDDGNPKPTFSIAAGLDYPGIGPEHSYLKETGRAEYVTITGEEALAAFKLLSETEGIIPALESAHAVAYAMKLAKDLRASDSIIVNLSGRGDKDVQQVFEMEHEANIQEV
- a CDS encoding sodium:solute symporter family protein — its product is MSTSLVWASISVYVVIAIIIAYLSRSGDQKSMAGYFLGERKLNGFVSALSYSATTYSAFMLVGLAGLTYNGGVGAFGFEIIYFMGVSLVAIFGPRFWLVGKKYGYVTPSEMLGDRYQSKWVAIVTAISSCLFLIPYSAVQLTGIGYLLAGVTDGAIPFTTGVVIATVLAIVFSYIAGIRSVAWTDSLQSLLMITTSTIVVIVIILHLGGIGGFFDAIEARDPQALAVPGNGFFNFWTFLGLTIPWFFFSISNPQVSQRLFMPASLKSMRHMLLGFLVFGFIYTIVSVVWGFSASVLFPDLENADLATPTLLSSDVVPPVLGVIVMVGIMAAAISTIDSILLTLSSLFSRDVYRNMTDKADDSKQLMVGKLVIPVIAVLTFLFAKLELDLIAVLSVAASSGLIVVVPAIIGSFFWKKGTAAGAISSVVLSSLLVIWVEATDGLLFGLKSGIWGLLSSSLLFIAVSLVTKAPKQKAEEFTQYVRQNMRSSRS
- a CDS encoding MarR family winged helix-turn-helix transcriptional regulator, which gives rise to MDTSHLLHLYNQKLRLFQTELNEQLKPFGLFHSQWTILYTLFQQEEMTQTEIWQYLKVEAPTITRTLVRMEKNGWIHRSIGQDKRERLVTLTDKAKSTYPEIMKQIKKTEAQFLQNLSQQERHQFQQLLEKLSIEKEE